Proteins encoded in a region of the Aminivibrio sp. genome:
- a CDS encoding V-type ATP synthase subunit B: protein MLPKEYGTISELSGPLLVVEKTQNVRYDELVEIELASGERRRGRVLEITTDKALVQVFEGTNGIDIKNTKLLFLGKVLTLPVSLDILGRVFNGRGEPIDDGAPILAEKKLDINGMPMNPFSRDFPSEFIQTGISTIDGMNPMVRGQKLPIFSGSGLPHNRMAAQIARQATVISGHENFAVVFAAMGITFEEAFFFMEDFRKTGAIQRTVMFVNLADDPAIERITTPRIALTAAEYLAFEHDMHVVVILTDLTNYCEALREISAARKEVPGRRGYPGYLYTDLATMYERAGRLKGKKGSITQIPILTMPEDDKTHPIPDLTGYITEGQIILSRTLHRKGIYPPVDVMPSLSRLKDKGIGKGKTREDHADLMNQLFAAYARGNEAKELAVILGEGALSEEDKAFAKFADMFEDQYVRQGEYQNRTYEETLELGWDLLTAIPVKELKRIRDAYIEKYLSPRLKNGERAKTVPEKV from the coding sequence ATGCTGCCTAAGGAATATGGGACCATTAGCGAGCTTTCCGGTCCCCTTCTCGTGGTGGAAAAAACACAGAACGTACGGTACGACGAACTTGTCGAAATTGAGCTGGCCTCCGGAGAACGCAGACGGGGCAGGGTTCTGGAAATCACGACCGACAAGGCGCTCGTCCAGGTCTTCGAAGGAACCAACGGCATAGACATCAAGAACACGAAGCTCCTCTTCCTTGGAAAGGTGCTCACTCTTCCCGTCAGCCTGGACATACTCGGTCGCGTATTCAACGGCCGTGGAGAGCCCATAGACGACGGAGCGCCCATCCTTGCCGAGAAGAAGCTCGACATCAATGGAATGCCCATGAACCCCTTCTCCAGGGATTTTCCCTCCGAGTTCATCCAGACGGGCATTTCCACCATCGACGGAATGAACCCCATGGTCCGGGGCCAGAAACTTCCCATCTTCTCGGGAAGTGGTCTGCCCCACAACAGGATGGCTGCCCAGATTGCCAGGCAGGCGACTGTCATAAGCGGCCACGAAAATTTTGCTGTCGTTTTCGCCGCCATGGGAATCACCTTCGAAGAAGCATTCTTTTTCATGGAAGACTTCCGTAAAACCGGTGCCATCCAGCGAACGGTCATGTTCGTCAATCTTGCAGATGACCCGGCAATCGAACGGATAACGACCCCCCGTATAGCGCTCACCGCTGCAGAATATCTGGCGTTCGAGCATGATATGCACGTCGTGGTTATCCTGACGGACCTCACCAACTACTGCGAAGCCCTTCGGGAAATCTCCGCCGCACGGAAGGAAGTCCCAGGCCGGAGGGGCTACCCGGGATACCTCTACACCGACCTCGCCACCATGTACGAACGGGCGGGTAGGCTCAAGGGAAAGAAAGGCTCGATTACCCAGATTCCCATCCTCACCATGCCTGAGGATGACAAGACGCATCCCATCCCGGACCTTACCGGGTACATCACCGAGGGACAGATCATCCTGAGCCGGACGCTTCACAGGAAAGGCATATATCCTCCCGTAGACGTCATGCCGTCCCTTTCCAGGCTCAAAGACAAGGGAATAGGAAAGGGCAAGACAAGGGAAGATCACGCCGACCTTATGAACCAGCTCTTTGCCGCCTACGCCAGGGGCAATGAAGCGAAAGAACTCGCGGTCATTCTCGGGGAAGGAGCTCTATCCGAAGAGGACAAGGCCTTCGCGAAGTTCGCCGATATGTTTGAAGACCAGTACGTTCGCCAGGGGGAATACCAGAACAGGACCTACGAGGAAACCCTTGAACTCGGCTGGGATCTCCTTACAGCCATCCCGGTGAAGGAACTGAAGCGTATACGGGATGCCTACATCGAGAAATACCTCTCGCCGAGGCTGAAAAACGGGGAAAGGGCCAAAACAGTCCCTGAAAAAGTGTAA
- a CDS encoding V-type ATP synthase subunit D, with product MARLNVNPNRMELSRLKKRLVVAKRGHKLLKDKQDALIKAFLERAREGKVLREELEGELAECYKSFLLARAQTLPAMLEQALMISGAKCNLQVSWQNVMSVLVPVYTVEQGGTPVNYGLATSLGSLDVALERFAALIPRLIALAAKEKAINLMALEIEKTRRRVNALEHVLIPSFVETIRYIAMKLDEQERSTLSRLMKIKEIVRSH from the coding sequence ATGGCCCGATTGAATGTAAACCCCAACAGGATGGAGCTTTCAAGGCTGAAAAAACGCCTTGTCGTGGCAAAACGGGGTCACAAACTTCTCAAAGACAAGCAGGATGCCCTTATCAAGGCGTTTCTTGAGCGGGCCCGGGAGGGAAAAGTTCTCCGGGAGGAACTTGAAGGCGAGCTTGCAGAGTGCTACAAGAGCTTCCTCCTTGCCCGTGCCCAGACCCTGCCTGCCATGCTGGAACAGGCCTTGATGATCTCCGGAGCCAAATGCAATCTTCAGGTTAGCTGGCAAAATGTCATGAGCGTGCTTGTTCCCGTTTATACTGTGGAGCAGGGAGGAACTCCTGTCAATTACGGTCTCGCTACGTCTCTCGGCAGCCTCGATGTTGCACTGGAGCGGTTCGCCGCTCTTATTCCGCGGCTGATAGCCCTGGCGGCAAAGGAGAAGGCGATCAACCTCATGGCTTTGGAAATTGAAAAGACCCGCCGGAGGGTAAATGCCCTGGAACACGTCCTGATACCGAGTTTCGTGGAAACGATCCGGTACATTGCGATGAAGCTCGACGAACAGGAACGGTCAACTTTGAGCCGGTTGATGAAAATCAAGGAAATCGTTCGCTCTCACTGA
- a CDS encoding protein-glutamate O-methyltransferase CheR: MIEKTSYDSPEYDIFKANVKKLTGLDLNSYKNQIHRRVHMLMQRWNIAEYDLYFKTIRENDQKLREFLDYLTINVSEFFRNPAKWTELRETIIPRLIQSRGKKQLKIWSAGCATGEEPYSLAILSLEARLSPQSPVLASDFDQGALSIAKKGTYLKRQILNVPQDLISRYFTTRDGGETYSVTQEVKGRVSFQRLNLIEDSFADDFDLILCRNVVIYFSAETKTALYHKFFRALRPGGFLLVGSTEQIFEYRKIGFESAGAFLYQKPA; this comes from the coding sequence ATGATCGAAAAAACAAGCTATGATTCACCTGAATACGATATTTTCAAGGCGAACGTCAAAAAACTCACAGGACTCGACCTGAACTCCTATAAAAATCAGATCCATAGAAGAGTCCACATGCTGATGCAGCGCTGGAACATTGCCGAATACGACCTGTATTTCAAGACGATCAGGGAGAATGACCAAAAACTGAGAGAATTTCTCGATTACCTCACGATCAACGTCTCCGAATTTTTCCGCAATCCTGCGAAGTGGACGGAGCTTCGGGAGACGATCATCCCCCGGCTGATACAGTCCCGTGGCAAAAAGCAGCTGAAAATATGGAGTGCCGGGTGCGCCACCGGCGAAGAACCCTACTCTCTCGCCATACTCTCTCTCGAGGCAAGACTCTCCCCCCAGTCACCGGTGCTCGCAAGCGACTTTGATCAGGGCGCACTATCCATCGCGAAAAAAGGCACCTATCTCAAGCGACAGATACTCAACGTTCCCCAGGACCTTATCTCAAGATATTTCACCACCCGGGACGGTGGAGAAACCTATTCGGTGACGCAGGAGGTAAAGGGGAGGGTCAGCTTCCAGAGGCTGAATCTCATAGAGGACAGTTTTGCCGACGATTTTGACCTTATCCTCTGCAGAAACGTGGTCATTTATTTTTCCGCTGAGACAAAGACTGCTCTTTATCACAAATTTTTCAGGGCTCTCAGACCGGGGGGATTTCTTCTCGTGGGGTCAACTGAACAGATTTTCGAGTACAGGAAGATCGGTTTCGAATCGGCAGGGGCGTTCCTTTACCAGAAGCCGGCTTGA
- the mraZ gene encoding division/cell wall cluster transcriptional repressor MraZ gives MLVGTYEHKIDSKARIVLPSKFREELGDCVFSTIGIDRCVSLYSRSRWENVMTKLQDLPFSKSKTRGLLRVMLASAHELPVDSAGRILLPPVLRQHGDLSQDVVFVGVNDHVELWDRDRWYEYREEMVGELSEIAEGVEGF, from the coding sequence ATGTTGGTGGGGACCTATGAACACAAAATTGACTCCAAGGCGCGGATCGTTCTTCCCTCGAAGTTCAGGGAAGAGCTTGGAGACTGTGTTTTTTCCACCATCGGCATCGACAGGTGCGTTTCTCTCTATTCCCGCTCCCGGTGGGAAAATGTCATGACCAAGCTCCAGGATCTCCCCTTTTCAAAAAGCAAAACCCGAGGGCTCCTCAGGGTGATGCTCGCTAGTGCTCATGAACTGCCCGTTGACTCGGCAGGAAGGATTCTCCTTCCTCCTGTTCTTCGACAGCACGGTGATCTTTCTCAGGATGTTGTTTTTGTCGGAGTAAACGACCATGTTGAGCTTTGGGACCGGGACAGGTGGTATGAATACCGGGAAGAGATGGTCGGGGAACTGTCCGAAATAGCCGAGGGAGTTGAAGGATTTTGA
- the rsmH gene encoding 16S rRNA (cytosine(1402)-N(4))-methyltransferase RsmH — MTEHIPVLITEILSFLQSRPKIGKVLDCTLGLGGYSEAVLQAFPGVRVWGLDQDEEAIRIASDRLDAFGNRFHPIHGNFAEAVDLAGYAGPFDAIFFDLGVSNLQITEGHRGFSFQADGPLDMRMNRRSDLTAEYLVNNWTEKELSEIFWKYGEERYSRQIARGILRHRETTGKIETTGNLVAVIRETLPAPVQRKMGGHPARKVFQALRIAVNNELDALERGLSGAFELASPGASIAVVSYHSLEDRIVKHFFREMQKDNRGTIATKRPVIPSDGEIERNYKARSAKLRLFVITEPGKETKTKC; from the coding sequence TTGACGGAACACATCCCCGTTCTCATAACTGAAATCCTGTCTTTTTTGCAGTCCCGCCCGAAAATCGGTAAGGTACTTGATTGCACTCTCGGCCTCGGAGGATATTCAGAGGCTGTCCTCCAGGCGTTTCCCGGAGTTCGCGTGTGGGGACTCGACCAGGACGAGGAGGCCATACGGATAGCCTCAGACAGGCTCGACGCTTTCGGGAACAGGTTCCATCCGATCCACGGAAACTTTGCTGAAGCGGTTGACCTGGCTGGATATGCCGGTCCTTTTGACGCTATTTTTTTCGATCTCGGAGTGTCCAACCTCCAGATCACGGAGGGGCACCGGGGTTTTTCTTTCCAGGCGGACGGACCGCTCGATATGAGGATGAACAGGCGTTCCGATCTGACGGCCGAATATCTTGTGAACAATTGGACGGAAAAAGAACTCTCCGAGATTTTCTGGAAGTACGGCGAGGAGCGCTATTCCAGGCAAATTGCCCGAGGAATACTTCGTCACAGGGAAACCACCGGGAAGATTGAAACCACCGGGAACCTTGTGGCGGTTATCCGGGAAACCCTTCCGGCTCCCGTCCAGAGAAAAATGGGCGGACATCCCGCACGTAAGGTATTCCAGGCGCTTAGGATTGCAGTCAATAACGAACTTGATGCCTTGGAACGGGGCCTGTCTGGAGCTTTTGAACTGGCCAGTCCCGGCGCTTCCATAGCTGTAGTAAGCTATCATTCTCTTGAAGACCGCATCGTGAAACATTTTTTTAGAGAAATGCAAAAAGACAACAGAGGAACCATCGCGACGAAGCGTCCTGTTATTCCTTCTGACGGGGAAATTGAAAGAAATTACAAGGCCAGAAGCGCGAAACTGCGGCTTTTCGTCATCACCGAGCCGGGGAAGGAGACAAAAACAAAATGCTGA
- a CDS encoding penicillin-binding protein 2, whose product MLKRFGGSPWFLVFLFFAVLFWRVASLQLFPDPRVEKQSRRQYWSRVPVSTNRGFIYDADGNALALSVPSSSFFLDPAFWNPSDGPKLQGILPESIIAAISAQIPGRFFWLARKVDRGTAEKIRSLNLKGIYEISEKKRLYPNKSLLSHVLGFCDVDDKGLAGIELVWDKILFSPPGIKVLAKGSSGRTLDISRQSNEGLSFGPGSVRLTVDSRIQFIVEKRLEEGVAEHGAKWGSIVCIDPETGAIVSMASWPSFDPNVRENLTYLKRITNNSTGRTYEPGSTFKPIVLGIAMEKGCVGGSETFNCPYRIKVADGHISEASNRSYGRLSVPEILIKSSNTGMAQIGMRVKPFDMYNGVREWGFSKPLGIELNGVEDGLLATPEQWRGVVPSNISIGQGLAVTPLHLANAMAAIANGGFLLRPYIVSEVRDSSGRMIYKGERTLVREVLSPKTASWLSSVMKESVKSGTGKTAGLPYVSIAGKTGTAQVAEKGEYKKGKWVSSFAGFWPAEKPDYVMLVVIGEPSKGKYYGGDVAAPVFRRIVEDMFQSGLFADSGWGG is encoded by the coding sequence ATGTTAAAACGCTTTGGGGGTTCCCCTTGGTTTCTTGTCTTTCTGTTTTTTGCCGTTCTTTTCTGGAGAGTGGCATCTCTCCAGCTTTTTCCTGATCCCCGCGTGGAGAAGCAGTCACGGCGGCAATACTGGAGCCGTGTTCCGGTAAGCACCAACAGGGGTTTCATATATGATGCCGACGGAAATGCCCTTGCCCTTTCAGTTCCTTCTTCCAGTTTCTTTCTTGACCCCGCTTTCTGGAATCCCTCAGATGGGCCGAAGCTTCAGGGCATTCTTCCTGAAAGTATCATCGCAGCCATTTCAGCCCAAATACCCGGACGATTCTTCTGGCTTGCCCGAAAAGTCGACAGAGGAACGGCGGAGAAAATCCGCAGCCTGAATCTCAAGGGTATTTATGAAATCAGTGAAAAGAAGCGCCTTTACCCCAACAAGTCCCTTCTCTCTCATGTTCTGGGTTTCTGCGATGTGGACGACAAAGGACTTGCAGGAATTGAACTGGTGTGGGATAAAATTCTTTTCTCCCCTCCTGGAATAAAGGTCCTGGCCAAGGGGTCATCGGGGAGGACCCTGGATATCAGCCGCCAATCAAATGAAGGACTCTCTTTCGGACCGGGATCGGTCAGGCTTACGGTTGATTCGAGAATCCAGTTCATCGTAGAAAAGCGGCTGGAAGAAGGCGTTGCCGAACACGGGGCCAAGTGGGGCAGCATTGTGTGCATTGACCCGGAAACCGGGGCCATCGTTTCTATGGCAAGCTGGCCGTCCTTCGACCCGAACGTGAGAGAAAACCTTACATACCTGAAGAGAATTACGAACAATTCTACCGGGCGCACATACGAACCCGGATCAACATTCAAACCCATCGTCCTGGGTATAGCCATGGAAAAAGGATGTGTCGGAGGTTCCGAAACATTTAACTGCCCTTACAGAATAAAGGTTGCGGACGGGCACATTTCCGAAGCAAGCAACAGAAGTTATGGAAGGCTCTCCGTTCCGGAGATTCTCATAAAGTCGTCTAACACGGGCATGGCTCAAATCGGCATGCGGGTCAAGCCGTTCGACATGTACAACGGGGTCCGGGAGTGGGGATTCAGCAAGCCCTTGGGGATCGAACTGAACGGCGTGGAAGACGGGCTTCTCGCCACGCCGGAACAATGGAGGGGGGTCGTTCCTTCGAATATCTCTATCGGCCAGGGACTTGCGGTCACCCCCCTTCACCTGGCCAATGCCATGGCAGCGATAGCCAACGGCGGATTTCTTCTTCGGCCATACATTGTTTCTGAAGTCCGCGATTCGTCAGGCCGGATGATCTATAAAGGCGAACGAACGCTTGTTCGGGAAGTGCTTTCGCCGAAAACCGCGTCATGGCTTTCGTCCGTCATGAAAGAATCAGTGAAAAGCGGGACGGGAAAGACGGCAGGGCTTCCCTATGTCTCCATCGCGGGAAAAACGGGCACAGCCCAGGTGGCAGAAAAAGGAGAGTACAAAAAAGGGAAATGGGTTTCGTCTTTTGCCGGCTTCTGGCCTGCCGAAAAACCTGACTATGTCATGCTCGTGGTCATCGGGGAACCATCGAAGGGGAAATACTACGGCGGCGATGTTGCAGCCCCGGTATTCCGCCGGATAGTGGAGGACATGTTCCAGTCCGGCCTTTTTGCCGACAGCGGATGGGGAGGATAG
- a CDS encoding UDP-N-acetylmuramoyl-L-alanyl-D-glutamate--2,6-diaminopimelate ligase — MPFLTAVLDEFEKKHGSSPVVRNLPSNPPFLEQVTGDSREAVPGSVFCCVRGEKKDGLDFAAAAVEKGACVLLTDREIPLSVPQLLTTDVRRDMGRLASIVYGCPSSKMKMFAVTGTNGKSTTTWMIRHILQSLGIRTGLFGTIVYNDGAAERDAGRTTPESYEIQRSLASMVKNGCGACVMEASSHGLSLGRLEGCAFDGAVFTNLSEEHLDYHKTLEEYFQAKIRLFFDYMKEGWHGASNMDDLHGRRLLSVFPGNLIPFGLGGNSSKDVRGTILSAAPSGNEFSVRLPGKQEELRFFLPLPGRFNVYNALGSIALLHSFVDNPEKLAAALKTMPQVPGRLERYYLSSGVCVIIDFAHTPTALGNVLSELRNMCAGKLCAVFGHGGERFQPNRYSLGMTAARYCDRIVVTMDNPRSEDPGKIADQIYDGIRASEKEPDTEIILDRKAAIRRALDGARAGDVVAVTGKGPEKYLVIGNQTIPYSDKETVLDWVQERGLTWK, encoded by the coding sequence ATGCCGTTCTTGACAGCGGTACTGGATGAATTTGAAAAAAAACACGGTTCCTCACCGGTTGTCCGGAATCTTCCGTCAAATCCGCCTTTTTTGGAACAGGTCACGGGAGACAGCAGGGAAGCCGTTCCCGGATCAGTATTCTGCTGTGTCAGGGGAGAAAAAAAGGACGGGCTGGATTTTGCAGCTGCTGCTGTGGAAAAGGGGGCCTGCGTCCTTCTGACCGACAGGGAAATTCCTCTCTCTGTTCCCCAGCTGCTGACGACCGATGTGCGAAGGGATATGGGCAGACTTGCCTCTATCGTGTACGGCTGCCCCTCCTCAAAGATGAAAATGTTCGCTGTCACCGGAACCAACGGAAAGAGCACCACTACCTGGATGATACGGCATATCCTTCAGTCCCTGGGTATAAGGACCGGTCTTTTCGGAACCATTGTCTACAATGATGGAGCTGCAGAACGAGATGCAGGAAGAACCACACCGGAAAGCTATGAAATTCAGCGATCCCTGGCGTCCATGGTGAAGAACGGATGCGGAGCATGCGTCATGGAAGCGTCATCCCACGGTCTTTCCCTCGGAAGACTCGAAGGCTGCGCCTTCGACGGTGCCGTCTTCACGAATCTCAGCGAGGAACATCTGGATTATCATAAAACGCTTGAAGAGTATTTTCAGGCAAAAATTCGCCTTTTTTTCGATTATATGAAAGAGGGCTGGCACGGAGCTTCCAACATGGATGATCTCCACGGGAGAAGACTGCTTTCCGTTTTTCCAGGAAACCTCATTCCTTTCGGGCTCGGGGGAAACAGCTCGAAAGACGTCAGGGGCACCATTCTTTCCGCAGCGCCTTCAGGAAACGAATTTTCGGTTCGCCTGCCGGGAAAACAGGAAGAACTGAGATTTTTTCTTCCTCTTCCGGGACGGTTCAATGTGTATAATGCTCTGGGTTCGATTGCTCTTCTTCATTCTTTTGTGGATAACCCCGAAAAGTTGGCCGCAGCGCTCAAAACCATGCCCCAGGTCCCGGGAAGACTGGAGCGGTATTATCTTTCCAGCGGGGTTTGCGTGATCATTGACTTCGCCCATACCCCTACAGCCCTGGGAAATGTTCTTTCCGAACTTCGAAACATGTGCGCCGGAAAGCTGTGCGCCGTTTTCGGGCATGGGGGGGAGCGTTTCCAGCCGAACCGTTATTCCCTCGGCATGACCGCCGCCCGGTACTGCGACAGGATCGTCGTCACCATGGACAACCCGAGGAGCGAGGACCCGGGTAAAATCGCGGACCAGATTTACGACGGCATTCGTGCTTCCGAAAAGGAACCGGATACGGAAATAATTCTCGACCGGAAGGCGGCAATCAGACGAGCCCTTGACGGGGCTCGGGCAGGAGACGTCGTTGCAGTAACAGGGAAGGGACCGGAGAAATATCTTGTCATCGGAAATCAGACAATTCCCTATTCAGACAAGGAAACTGTCCTTGACTGGGTGCAGGAAAGAGGCTTGACATGGAAATGA
- the murF gene encoding UDP-N-acetylmuramoyl-tripeptide--D-alanyl-D-alanine ligase: MEMNTFSFIAELAGSELRGPDGVFSGRFLADSRLVRKGDAFVAFRGENTDGHAFIPDAIAHGASLIICEDDGNIPFSTASLKVSDTYKALPAMAKKRLALHGKKLHIIAITGSVGKTTTRDYLVRCLKTSFRVHSAEHSYNTLIGCSMTILSLPEDAEVLVLEMGTNHPGEIAEMARFFPPTTSVITEVAPAHLEGFGSVEGVLEAKMEIAGSPALKSFFYNGDNPLLAGAASRLPAEIARLSAGMEECDYRILAPIFTIEGGVPELSFSLAIPGDVLHVKARAFGKHAAYPLAFAAGISTRLGVPGEKAVAALREAHSLEGRGRIRILGSGACLIDDSYNANPASMASVLRATAGIEKHRKFAVVGEMLELGERSDDFHRDLLPLLRSFDTVWLVGKTWERIASFTGPDETHLVLWSDSLQKLGDCLGNELGEGDAIVIKGSHGNRLDRLVEILCREASS, from the coding sequence ATGGAAATGAACACTTTTTCTTTTATCGCTGAACTCGCAGGTTCCGAACTACGGGGCCCCGACGGGGTTTTCTCCGGAAGGTTCCTCGCCGACAGCAGGCTGGTCCGGAAAGGAGACGCCTTCGTGGCATTCCGGGGAGAAAACACCGATGGACACGCATTCATACCCGATGCAATTGCCCACGGAGCATCCCTGATCATCTGCGAAGATGACGGGAATATCCCTTTCTCTACCGCTTCGCTGAAGGTCAGCGACACGTACAAAGCCCTTCCCGCCATGGCGAAAAAACGGCTTGCCCTTCATGGGAAAAAGCTGCACATCATAGCAATTACCGGAAGCGTAGGCAAAACAACCACGAGGGACTATCTTGTCAGGTGCCTGAAGACCTCTTTCAGGGTCCATTCAGCGGAACACAGTTATAACACCCTCATCGGGTGTTCCATGACCATTCTTTCTCTTCCGGAAGATGCCGAGGTCCTCGTGCTCGAAATGGGCACCAACCACCCCGGTGAAATAGCGGAAATGGCCCGGTTCTTCCCTCCGACCACTTCCGTGATCACGGAAGTGGCTCCGGCCCACCTTGAGGGTTTCGGTTCTGTGGAGGGAGTGCTCGAGGCAAAGATGGAGATCGCCGGATCCCCGGCTCTCAAGTCCTTTTTCTACAACGGGGACAATCCTCTTCTGGCAGGGGCTGCCTCGCGGCTTCCGGCAGAAATTGCCAGGCTCTCCGCAGGAATGGAGGAGTGTGATTATCGCATTCTCGCCCCGATTTTCACCATCGAAGGAGGGGTTCCCGAACTGTCTTTTTCCCTTGCGATCCCCGGGGATGTCCTTCACGTAAAAGCCAGGGCTTTCGGGAAACATGCGGCCTATCCCCTGGCATTTGCCGCCGGGATAAGCACCCGGCTCGGTGTTCCCGGAGAAAAAGCCGTTGCGGCTCTCAGGGAGGCTCATTCCCTCGAAGGCAGGGGACGCATCAGAATCCTCGGTTCAGGCGCCTGCCTCATCGACGATTCCTACAATGCAAATCCGGCTTCCATGGCGTCGGTCTTGAGGGCAACTGCCGGCATCGAAAAACACCGGAAATTTGCGGTCGTCGGCGAAATGCTTGAGCTCGGGGAGAGAAGCGATGATTTCCACCGGGATCTGCTGCCTCTTCTCCGTTCTTTCGATACCGTCTGGCTTGTAGGGAAAACATGGGAAAGGATAGCCTCTTTTACCGGACCGGATGAAACACACCTTGTCCTTTGGAGCGACAGCCTTCAAAAGCTGGGAGACTGTCTCGGGAACGAACTGGGAGAAGGAGACGCCATCGTAATCAAGGGATCCCATGGCAACCGGCTCGACCGGCTTGTGGAAATCCTCTGCCGGGAGGCTTCATCATGA
- a CDS encoding phospho-N-acetylmuramoyl-pentapeptide-transferase, producing MKFVFIFSVVIILEIFLQSRWISGLNRRQVTLAQKVYGVKSHMETKSSTPSMGGLVFIAAALASIPLAGWFSDAVPGELAFFWFFPFLSAAVGFADDWIKFSKKSSEGFPSLYKLGVQILIVLPWVMWISLSRGISLWPGIVLSPRLAVPIATFLAIGMLNAVNVTDGLDGLAAGTCVISMAGAILWLPLRGSAFYGAVAGLAVCAAFLWHNAYPAKVFMGDVGSHFIAGLIVSTAIHGDCLIALIPLGFVYGLEILSVSAQLTAIYGFKKKIFLMSPIHHHFELLGWRENHIVTRFWLVHGAGLAITAVLLSSYFGN from the coding sequence ATGAAGTTTGTTTTTATCTTTTCAGTGGTCATCATTCTCGAAATTTTCCTTCAGTCCAGGTGGATCAGCGGCCTGAACCGCCGGCAGGTTACTCTCGCCCAAAAGGTGTATGGCGTCAAAAGCCACATGGAAACCAAGTCGTCAACCCCTTCCATGGGAGGGCTCGTATTCATCGCTGCGGCTCTTGCGTCCATTCCCCTGGCCGGATGGTTTTCAGATGCTGTTCCGGGAGAACTGGCTTTTTTCTGGTTTTTCCCTTTCCTTTCCGCTGCGGTGGGATTTGCAGATGACTGGATTAAATTCAGCAAAAAGTCCAGTGAAGGGTTTCCGAGCCTGTACAAGCTCGGTGTCCAAATTCTCATCGTCCTTCCCTGGGTAATGTGGATTTCCCTTTCAAGGGGAATAAGCCTCTGGCCAGGGATCGTTCTTTCTCCCCGGCTTGCCGTTCCCATTGCAACCTTTCTTGCAATAGGGATGCTCAATGCGGTCAATGTGACCGACGGCCTTGACGGCCTTGCAGCCGGGACATGCGTCATCTCCATGGCAGGGGCCATTCTCTGGCTCCCTCTGCGGGGGTCCGCATTTTACGGCGCCGTCGCCGGCCTCGCCGTCTGCGCTGCTTTCCTCTGGCACAATGCCTATCCTGCGAAAGTTTTCATGGGTGACGTAGGATCCCACTTCATCGCCGGCCTTATCGTCAGCACGGCGATACACGGCGACTGCCTGATCGCCCTCATTCCCCTCGGATTTGTCTACGGGCTTGAGATTCTCTCGGTTTCCGCGCAGCTGACGGCAATTTACGGATTCAAAAAAAAGATATTTCTCATGAGCCCCATACACCACCATTTCGAACTGCTGGGCTGGAGAGAAAACCATATCGTCACAAGGTTCTGGCTGGTTCACGGAGCCGGGCTGGCCATCACGGCGGTCCTTCTTTCGTCATATTTCGGGAACTGA